In the Trichoderma atroviride chromosome 4, complete sequence genome, GAGTATCATCTCACCTGGCTTCCCCCGTCCCAGCTGACAGCGGAAAGAGGACTGAGTCGTCTGGCATGAAAGATGGCCTTGCCAGAAACAGTCCACTTTCCATCATTGTAGACCCCTTCACGGATGCCATTTTTCGTATCTTGGAAGTAAATCCTGAAAGATTTAGAAGatgcagctacagcagcaacggcacTTCTAGCGTTGATGGTATATTCCGAAGCCATGGTTGCTTGATGGAGTATTATCTTTGGCAAGATGTATAGGAAGAAAGTTTTCAAGAATGCCGATTGTAGATGATTGTCTTGAGTGTttgttgagaaagaaaaagaaacggaaGGAGAGGGTATTCACGCCCTTTTATGTCTGTTCACACTGAGAGGTCTTGTAGCATCGCAACATGTTTGCCTCATGAGCTTCCGTGGCAAACGTCACGCAACTCGTCATAAGCCGGATTATTCAAGATTCTCTATTGTTCATTGGAAGTTTGGGGAATACCAAACGAAAACGAGTTGCGGGGTATGCGTTTTGAGTATATGCATGTACAACGGACGGGGTAGCACTTCGGGATGCCGCAGACTTGCTCGGAGGAGCGTCGACATTTCATTGCACAAATTGCTATTTTATTAGATAATTGAATCACATGCGACTCAAGTGAGAAAACCCGGCATTTTGTAATACTggttttatattaaaaagtcGGGAAGACATGTTTGCATTGCGCGTCCCCGCGGCGGCTTGGGCGCTGTTTTGTATGTCATTGGATGTCTCCAttgcttttcttcatcaattaCATAAAACATCCTGGATGATTGGTATGAAGAACTATTATCATGCTCAAAGCCAAGAGGAAATACGAAAAACAACCTTGATGATGCTTTTGAGGTACTATTTGATGGTATATTAATACGATTATGCGTCTTGTCTATACTGATGGTTTCAATGTAATTATAAGCCTTTCTTCAATAATGTATACGGATTTGCAATCAGCATCTCCTGTTTCGCCCACTCTAATTGAGTCATCGCGACTCTTTGCTCTCTGATTAAATTTTTAAGGTGAGCAACAAGAATTGCATCCCGCATTGAAACGGAGTTGGTTACTCTTATGTCGTGTCGAGTCTATCTAGATGCTCGTGCTCTATGGCTCGTCAGCGCCTCTTGATACGCAGCCAAAGAACGATCCTTGCTCGCTCTAATCACAAAAAAGACTGTTTTTGTTCCCAAAAAATGGGAAGCACGACTTACCTCTTTTAATTTGAAATCCACCTTTAGGCAGTGACTGCTCCTGGACTTCTGTTGGAGCTGCAAGTCTCGCTGCTTTCTCTATCCTGAGATACTCGACTGGTGTCACTCCAAAACACTTTTTAAATTCGCGGTGAAAATGCCACTTGGATAGCCCAACCTGGCGAGCCATTTGACTTAGACTCAGCATTGTGATTGTACcgtccttctccatcatcgccgcaAGGGGTCGTGCCTTCATGAATGCACGAATCTTGGCCACCCCAATATCTTCCGGCATGGGAGCACTATCTTCAGGATGACAGCGCTTACACGGTCGGTATCCCGCACTTTGGGCTTCGATACTTGATTTGAAGAAGGCGGTATTGAATCGATGGGCGAGGCGTGCTTTGCAGGTAGGACGGGAATATACACCAGTACTTCGCACAGCGTAAACGAAGAGACCATCTGCTTTTGGATTGCGCGATTTTACAGCCTCCCAGCGACTGTCATCGTCGACAAACGCGGAATCTGGTTGCCGAGGAGTATAATGTGTTGAAATTGTCTCGTTCATTATGTATTATAATGCTATGTTTGAGTTTTGCacggcaagaagctcgaaTGGCTGGTCATAGAGTGTGCCTTTATGTAAGTTACGAGGACGGTCAAGCTAAATAGCGTTGCTTTTAATGTAGCCAATAACTCCATACGTCAAATTTGTATACAAAGCAATATGGCACTTGACAAGGATAGTCAATCAGGACGAAAGGATCTGTGCATTCCTCTTACACAAGTTCTACATGGAAAGCACCATTTTCTCCAGCCGATACTTCTAGAGATATAAAATCGCCAGttgtaaaataataacttgACACCAATCTGAAATTCATAAATCACTGACTCGTAGATTGCCATCTTATCGTAAGGGACAGACAACGGCGGCTTCCATGACGCAGATAACATGGTTGTATCTCCGGACCAGGCAGCTCGCATTTCCATACGCGTAGATACATGTCTACGCCATACATGCGAGCGTAAGAGAATCTAGCTTACGTGTGCGTCTGAAAAGCAGAACAAACTTTCCATTCAAGGCAAAAGTGATCGAATAGCTTTTCGCTAGTCCAAATTCCAGGCCATATTGGCAATCGTTGCTGGTCTTTATTGGCCACATTGATAGCAACAAGTGCCAAGTGCGGGCAGCAGTGGAGATCACCCGATACCATCAAATGACTTTGGACATACACACATGTG is a window encoding:
- a CDS encoding uncharacterized protein (EggNog:ENOG41), whose protein sequence is MNETISTHYTPRQPDSAFVDDDSRWEAVKSRNPKADGLFVYAVRSTGVYSRPTCKARLAHRFNTAFFKSSIEAQSAGYRPCKRCHPEDSAPMPEDIGVAKIRAFMKARPLAAMMEKDGTITMLSLSQMARQVGLSKWHFHREFKKCFGVTPVEYLRIEKAARLAAPTEVQEQSLPKGGFQIKREHEHLDRLDTT